The DNA sequence CGAACGCAACCTCGAGGGCGACGATCATCGTTTCATCCCTCCCGCGTAGGTGCTTGCCACGGCGTTCGCCTCGAGCGTGGAGCCGACGAAGTAGGCTGCCGCCGCGACGAGCGAGAGCGGATGGTTGAGCAGCAGGACGATTGTCCCGGCGACGGCGAAGTTCAGGACGTTCGCGTAGGGGAGTTTCCGGCCGGTGTTCTTCTCAATGACGGCTCGTATAGCGGCAAAGACGGCTACTCCCGCCACGATATAGAGCGCGATCACTGCCGGACCCTCCAGAGCCGTGCAAGAAGCCGGCTTGCGTGGGTATGGGAGAGCCCCTGGATGGTGAGGATGGCGATCACCATGCCCGCGATGAAGTCGGTGGCGGCGAACCCGACCTGGGTGAAGGCGTAGACGACGAACGTGGCGAGGACCGCACCGGTGGTCCCCGCGTAGCCGGGGTCGTGGCAGATGCGGTTGCCGATAAAGACCAACAGGGCCGCAGCGAGCCCGCCCGGGATGCCGGCGACGTAAACGCCGCAGGCGGCAAGGAGTGTTCCCGCCGAGGCGTCGGGGGAGCAGACGATGTTCCCCATCATGGTGCCGCCGGCAAGAGCGCCGCCGCCTGCCTCGATATCCCGCGCGACGGCCGACGCTCCGCTGACACCCCCCGCTTCCGGCAACCTGAAGAAAATATCGACGGTTACGAAGAGTAGCCAGCTGATGATCGCTGCCGCCAGGATATGGAGGAACTCGCCCAGCATTTTTAGTTCAACTACTGGAAAATACGGTCAATCAATTCAATAAAGGTTTTGTTGTTAACATTTCGGGCGTTATTTTACCGGAATGCGGCTTCGGCGCACCTCCGGCACGATAACCCCCGGGTTAGTATTGTATGTAATATAATGAATATTATATACGATATATTTTTCCACGCACTTTTCGGGGACTCATTGCGCCGTTATTGCCGGATCCGGGAGCCGAAAAGGGTTTTCGGATCAGGCCGGTATGCGAGCGAGACCGCGCATGCCGCCCGTCAGGCAGGCTCCCGGACGACGAGCCCCCGGCGGAAGACGCCCCCTGTTGCGCCGGGGAACAAGTATAATGCTCCCGGCATTGACATATATGCACGCGGGGGTTGCCGAGCCAGGTCAAAGGCGCTGGATTTAGGGTCCAGTCTCGAAGGAGTTCAAGGGTTCGAATCCCTTCCCCCGCATGAGCATTCTCGTTCAGGCGTCCCTAACCCGAAAAACCGTCTTTCTTACGCGTTAACCGTGACACTTCGTGCCGCCTCCCCGCGCAGGCCGACACTCCCCTGCCGGGAGGGACGCCAGTCCCTCCACCCCGGAGCGGTCCCGAATCGGCACAACCCCACCGAATGGCTACCGTCTCCCTCACGTCAGCTCGTGTTTCCGGAGAAACTCCCGGACCTGCCTCGACTCGATCCAGCCCCGGTCGAGTTCCCGGACGTAGCTGTTGATCCGCTCGACCTGCTCCTGGATCCTCTCTACCGCCGTCTCTTCCTCGAGCAGCTCTGTCATGCCGAGGATCACCTGCAGCGGCTGGCGGATGTGGTCGCCGAGGATCGCGAACTGCTCGATGTTCCGCTCGATCTGCTCGAACGCCTGCTGCCGGAGCTGCTCCTCATGTTTCCGCTCGGTGATGTCCCTGCCGACCACGTGCACCCCGACTACCGTTCGATCGCGGACGATCGGGGATTCGTTCAGCTCGAGGAACGCCCCGGACCCGTCTTTGCGGCGGAACTCGATCTCGAGCCCCTCGACCGGCTCGCCCCGGGTTATCTTCTTTCGTCCCTCCTCCCACGCAGGGAGCGACGACGGGACGACGTAGTCGCGGCATTTGCAGCCGATGAGTTCGTCGGGACTGTAACCAAGGATCCTCATCACCGCCGGGGATATGTAGGCGATCCCGCTTTCGTGGTAGCAGGTGTAGATCATATCGAAACTCTGCTGCATGATCTCCCGGAACT is a window from the Methanoculleus oceani genome containing:
- a CDS encoding DUF2109 family protein, whose translation is MIALYIVAGVAVFAAIRAVIEKNTGRKLPYANVLNFAVAGTIVLLLNHPLSLVAAAAYFVGSTLEANAVASTYAGGMKR